The Lolium rigidum isolate FL_2022 chromosome 2, APGP_CSIRO_Lrig_0.1, whole genome shotgun sequence genomic interval gcagcctctgttggagatgctctaaagtggTAGTAAACCCTAACGGTCACCAAATCCCTCCTCCGCGCCCGATCCAATCCTATATAAGCCCTCGCCCCCCAGCTGCCCCGCCGCATCTCAGCATTTCAGCCGCGCAGCACCACATCGGAGAGAGATCGAGGAGGTAGGTGAGGGAAGGGGAGGGAAGGACTGTGATACGCGAGAgatggaggcggtggtggcgTGCGACATGGCCGCCATGGACTTCAACGCGCTCTCCCGCCGCGAGCTCCAGGCGCTCTGCAAGCTCAACGGCGTCCGCGCCAACATGACCAACCTCGCCATGGTCGAGGCCCTCCACTCCCTCCCCTCGGTAAGGCCCGATTCCTCCACTCCGATTCACGCTATTTTTTTTCCTCACGGATGTTTCGTTGCGGGATTCGTCGGCGACGGCGATTTTGGGTGTGGGGTGGTTGTTTGATGTTTCGGTGCTTTGTTACGGATTAGGTGGACGGGATCGACCAGATCGGCACCACGCTCTGCCTCCCGACCCCGGGCAAGTCGGCGATGAAGTCGGCCCTGCGGACCGCGCCGGCGTCAGaccagcagcagccgcagcaAGGGAGCCCGCTCCCCCGCGGTCGGCGCGTGTCCCTCAAGTCGCCGGAGGCCTTCCAGACGGACCGCGAGCGGGGTCTCGTCAAGGAGATCGTCAGGACCCCCGGCGTGGCGCTGCGCAGCACCAACCGCCGCCCGCGCGCCACGCCCGCACCCACCCCGACCCCAGCGACTCTGCGGAGGAGCCAGCGGTCCACGGCCCGGAAGGCCGCGGCGCCGGTGGAGGTCGACGTGGCGACTGCAAGGAGGTCCGCTAGGAAGACGGCGAAACTGAACATGGCGATTGATTTTGACCAGGAGGATGATGAAGCAGAGAACGCGCAGGGAGTAGAAGAGACCAAGGGTGGGTGAGAGCGATTTGCTTTCCTTCCCCTAATCGATCGCTTCGTTTGGCTGTTCGATTGCCTGCTGGAAGCGGTTTCTGATTGCGAATTCTGTGATCATTCCTACAGGTGCTGCttctgatggccctgaggaggaggaggttatTACAAAGCTTATGGAAGGAAACAACGAAGCGGATGAACCAGAGCAGGGTGAGGAAGGTGAGATCTGAATTATACACGTGTGCTTTGATGTTATTTGTATGATTCTGCATTGTTACTGAATACTGACGCGAATTTCATGGTTATGCAGTGGCTTCTTCTGTTGCGCCGATTGAATGTGCTGACAAGAGCTGTGATGattccaaggtggaggaagctgtGGAAGAACCTACCAAGCtccaggaaggtgatgagatggTCCATTTCACCCATGCATTTCAGTATCCTCCCACTAGCTCCTTGATTAGCACCCAGATTGTGGCCGGCCTTTTAGAATTCACCAATTTTTTCCTTGTTTTATATATGTAGTACTGTTTAAGACTCTGCAAGGTGGCAGTTACTGATGTGAATTCGTGATTGTGGCAGTTGTTTCTTTTGTTGCGCTGATTGAATCTGCTGAAAAGAGCTGTGATAATTCTAAGGTGGAGGAAGTTGTGGAAGAGGCTACCAAGCCCCAGGAAGGTGAGATGATTCATTTCACCCATGCTTCAGAATCCTTCCATATGCTCCTTGACTATGGCATTTCAGAATTCATCAATCTGTTCTTTGCTTCATCTGTACTATTTAAGGCTACACTTTGTCAGTTAAAGTTTCATccatttgtttcttgttttatctgTACTGATTAAGTCTAAATTGTGGCATTTCGAAATATATTCATTTGTAGAACACTGAATTACTGCACTAGGACTGAAATGATGTTCATATTTCATCCATTTATCTTTAGTGATCACCTTATTGTTGCTTTCTGAAATATACCCATGTGTTCCTTGTTTTATCTACAGCAATTACGACTGAGCTGTGGCATTTTAAATACATAATATTACATCCGTCTTTCACTTGCTTGATCACTAGTTGTTGAGTTGCTAATAATTGAGTCTTTTATAGGCTGGTTTGATATcgctaatttttaaccatgatggAACAGGAGCTGCAATTGGGGAAGAACAGATGCTTGTCAACATTAAGGAGTCAGTCATGGAAGATTCACCAATCTTCGGCGTCCTTTCCAAGGTGGCACCTGAAACAGCCATGAAGAACTTTGAAAATGCCTCAACTGAGGGCTTTGGTAGCTGGTCACCTGTGTTGGAGATAGCTGATGAGATCAACTGTGCCAGTGAAGATAAGGAAGATGCTGCCGTTGAAGTGCCCAAGGAAGGCGTCAAGGAAGATGCTACCAGTCCCACCTTTGAGGCGGCTGATGCTGATAGCAAGATTATCCTAGCCGATGTGACAGAAAAGGAAGTCGATGCTGATGAGCTGCCTCAGGCTGATACAACAGACGATGAGAGTGCTGAGGAATATGGCCGCAATGGAAAGAGCAGTGATGAAACTGACCTCACTGAA includes:
- the LOC124690548 gene encoding translation initiation factor IF-2-like produces the protein MEAVVACDMAAMDFNALSRRELQALCKLNGVRANMTNLAMVEALHSLPSVDGIDQIGTTLCLPTPGKSAMKSALRTAPASDQQQPQQGSPLPRGRRVSLKSPEAFQTDRERGLVKEIVRTPGVALRSTNRRPRATPAPTPTPATLRRSQRSTARKAAAPVEVDVATARRSARKTAKLNMAIDFDQEDDEAENAQGVEETKGAASDGPEEEEVITKLMEGNNEADEPEQGEEVASSVAPIECADKSCDDSKVEEAVEEPTKLQEVVSFVALIESAEKSCDNSKVEEVVEEATKPQEGAAIGEEQMLVNIKESVMEDSPIFGVLSKVAPETAMKNFENASTEGFGSWSPVLEIADEINCASEDKEDAAVEVPKEGVKEDATSPTFEAADADSKIILADVTEKEVDADELPQADTTDDESAEEYGRNGKSSDETDLTEESSQEDGLDEDEDASEDNEVDFSPSAEADDAPNKMTPAAVTEKKVAADELPQVDPIEDESESDLTEESSEEDEDMENVNLTVDGESDETIEASNSTEVNFDSDEEEELEMLEIGEEMKDYDPLTGEEDDFSGDLSSEFDSIDFSDAETESNSSPVALEGIHAAAPSSAAKNVDSTITEDIVSSEGDEVSQHVETTVESLDKVASTEAKKEECAKEKKQVNVGEGMSLRKLKSAYKESLIAAKEGKKLTIDADEGTRAVLAELDDNAKC